In Limnobaculum parvum, one DNA window encodes the following:
- a CDS encoding zinc/cadmium/mercury/lead-transporting ATPase, with the protein MNNHSHNNHISSDGIHTHASSDEHHHDHEHQHESCCSQSSCCSQNKTETLATLSSGSTRLTWQVFGMDCPSCAKKVETAVSQVAGVEHAKILFATEKLVVDTKEAQDIAPRIEQAVKKAGYSLSSGTSATPAEKPSVKQQRLKEYGPPVIMAVLILFSWLLELFSPTYGRIAFTITTIIGLIPIGLQAIRLIRSGTPFAIETLMSISAIGALFIGATEEAAMVLMLFMIGELLESYAANRARQGVSALMALLPEEAVKLNSDGTREVVAAASLRPGDMIEIAPGTRLPVDAELQATSASFDESALTGESIPVERLRGEKVAAGSLAVDSVMQLKVLSEPGNNAIDRILTLIEEAEERRAPIERFIDRFSRYYTPAIMLFALLVVIIPPLMFAQSWETWIYRGLTLLLIGCPCALVISTPAAITSALAAATRRGALIKGGAALEQLGTISQIAFDKTGTLTEGKPMVTDVITVNDMTEAQLLRLSAAVESGSHHPLAQAIIRKAEENGISYVQAENRRALAGVGVQGSVDNETILISSPSKLIQNKLSSEQQQQITQLEEQGKTVVVTLKANQVVGFLALRDTLRADAKQALAALKQIGVNGVMLTGDNPRAAAAIAHELSIRYEASLLPEDKVTAVIALNKAQPTAMVGDGINDAPAMKSSTIGIAMGGGTDVALETADAALTHNRLIGLTDMIILSRATRKIIRQNITVALGLKAIFLITSLIGLTGLWLAVLADSGATALVTANSLRLLRKRKEETEG; encoded by the coding sequence ATGAACAATCACAGCCATAACAATCACATATCATCTGATGGGATACATACTCATGCTTCATCGGATGAACATCATCACGATCATGAGCATCAGCACGAAAGTTGCTGTAGCCAGTCGAGCTGTTGTTCACAAAATAAAACAGAAACATTAGCCACACTCTCCAGCGGGAGCACCCGTCTGACATGGCAAGTTTTTGGTATGGATTGCCCGAGCTGTGCTAAAAAGGTAGAAACTGCGGTAAGTCAGGTGGCGGGCGTCGAACATGCCAAAATCCTGTTTGCGACAGAAAAGCTAGTGGTTGATACCAAAGAAGCTCAGGATATTGCGCCACGTATTGAACAGGCCGTCAAAAAGGCAGGCTATTCATTAAGTTCTGGTACCAGCGCCACTCCCGCTGAAAAACCATCCGTAAAACAGCAACGGTTGAAAGAGTATGGTCCGCCAGTGATCATGGCCGTTCTAATCTTATTCAGTTGGCTCTTGGAACTGTTTTCGCCTACCTACGGCCGTATCGCCTTTACCATCACCACCATAATCGGTCTTATCCCTATTGGTTTACAGGCCATTCGCCTGATCCGTAGCGGAACGCCTTTCGCCATAGAAACCCTGATGAGCATTTCCGCCATTGGCGCACTGTTTATTGGCGCAACGGAAGAAGCGGCAATGGTACTAATGCTGTTTATGATTGGTGAATTACTGGAGTCATATGCCGCAAACCGCGCTCGTCAGGGGGTATCTGCGTTAATGGCACTGCTGCCGGAAGAGGCAGTCAAACTCAATAGTGATGGAACAAGAGAAGTCGTTGCCGCCGCCAGCCTACGTCCGGGAGATATGATTGAAATCGCACCCGGAACCCGACTGCCTGTCGATGCCGAATTACAGGCCACCAGCGCCAGTTTTGATGAAAGTGCACTAACGGGGGAATCTATTCCGGTAGAACGTTTGCGGGGCGAAAAAGTTGCGGCAGGCAGTCTGGCCGTTGACAGCGTAATGCAGTTAAAAGTGCTGTCTGAACCGGGTAACAACGCCATCGACCGAATTCTGACGCTAATTGAAGAAGCCGAAGAGCGTCGGGCACCCATTGAACGATTTATCGATCGCTTCAGCCGCTACTACACTCCGGCCATTATGCTGTTCGCACTGTTAGTGGTGATTATTCCACCACTGATGTTTGCTCAATCATGGGAAACCTGGATTTATCGCGGCCTGACGCTGCTGTTGATTGGTTGTCCTTGTGCATTAGTCATTTCCACACCAGCGGCAATTACTTCGGCGCTGGCTGCTGCAACCCGCCGAGGAGCACTGATTAAAGGCGGCGCTGCACTGGAACAGTTAGGAACCATCAGCCAAATCGCCTTTGATAAAACCGGTACGCTGACTGAAGGTAAACCGATGGTGACAGATGTCATCACCGTTAATGATATGACCGAAGCTCAACTGTTACGTCTGTCTGCTGCGGTAGAGTCGGGTTCCCATCATCCTCTAGCACAGGCCATTATTCGCAAAGCAGAAGAAAATGGTATTTCCTATGTTCAGGCAGAAAATCGCCGAGCGCTTGCCGGAGTTGGCGTTCAGGGTAGCGTCGATAATGAAACCATCCTGATTAGCTCCCCGTCTAAGCTTATACAAAACAAGCTATCTTCTGAACAGCAACAGCAAATTACCCAACTGGAAGAGCAGGGAAAAACGGTTGTAGTTACCCTTAAAGCCAATCAAGTTGTCGGTTTCTTGGCGTTGCGCGATACGCTACGAGCAGATGCCAAACAGGCGCTGGCAGCCTTAAAACAAATTGGTGTTAATGGTGTGATGCTGACGGGCGATAATCCACGAGCTGCGGCGGCGATCGCCCACGAACTCAGTATCAGATATGAAGCCAGCCTGCTACCGGAAGACAAAGTCACCGCCGTTATTGCCCTGAATAAAGCGCAGCCAACAGCAATGGTGGGTGATGGTATTAACGACGCACCGGCGATGAAATCATCCACCATCGGCATCGCCATGGGTGGCGGTACCGATGTCGCGTTAGAAACCGCCGATGCGGCGCTAACCCATAACCGACTAATTGGCCTGACAGATATGATTATACTCTCGCGGGCCACTCGTAAAATTATTCGTCAAAATATCACCGTCGCGCTTGGCCTGAAAGCCATCTTCCTCATCACCAGCCTGATTGGCCTAACCGGCCTATGGCTGGCCGTTCTAGCAGACTCCGGCGCCACCGCACTGGTTACTGCCAACTCGCTGAGACTACTGCGGAAGAGAAAGGAAGAGACGGAAGGTTAA
- the edd gene encoding phosphogluconate dehydratase, with protein sequence MNPTVERVTQNIIARSQAGRANYLAKIDAAKSKTVHRSQLSCGNLAHGFAACSPDDKNSLRNMVKSNIGIITSYNDMLSAHQPYEHYPERIKHALHAVGAVGQVAGGVPAMCDGVTQGQDGMELSLLSRDLIAMSAAIGLSHNMFDGALYLGVCDKIVPGLFIAAMSFGHLPSVFVPAGPMRTGASNKEKVRVRQLYAEGKVGRDALLESEANSYHSAGTCTFYGTANSNQMIMEVMGLHLPGSSFVCPDIPLRDVLTDAAARQVTRMTESSGDYLPVGRLVDEKVIVNGIVALLATGGSTNHTMHLVAMAKAAGITITWDDFSELSEVVPLLCRIYPNGSGDINYFQAAGGVSLLVRELLKGGLLHEDVHTVAGFGLHRYTQEPFLEDGELVYRDGPHASLDPEVISTLEAPFVKHGGTKVLSGNLGRAVMKTSSVPEDRQVITAPALVFESQYDIDAAFEAGKLDRDCIVVVRFQGPKAIGMPELHKLMPPMGVLMDRGYKVALVTDGRLSGASGKVPAAIHITPEAYVGGLLAKVRDGDLIQVDGTTGKINLLVDEAELASREVVQPDLSASHVGMGRELFSALRAQISGAEEGASCFKL encoded by the coding sequence TCGCTCGTTCTCAAGCCGGCAGAGCCAACTATCTGGCCAAAATTGACGCGGCCAAAAGTAAAACTGTACACCGTTCACAACTATCATGCGGCAATCTTGCCCATGGTTTTGCTGCCTGTTCGCCAGATGATAAAAACTCTTTAAGAAACATGGTGAAAAGCAATATCGGAATTATTACTTCTTACAACGATATGCTTTCTGCACATCAGCCTTATGAACATTATCCTGAGCGCATTAAACATGCCCTTCACGCCGTTGGTGCAGTCGGTCAGGTGGCCGGTGGCGTACCGGCCATGTGTGATGGCGTGACGCAGGGGCAAGACGGCATGGAGCTATCTTTGTTAAGCCGCGACTTGATTGCCATGTCCGCAGCCATTGGCTTATCGCATAATATGTTTGATGGGGCGCTGTATCTGGGGGTTTGTGACAAAATCGTACCCGGATTGTTTATTGCCGCCATGTCATTTGGACATCTACCGTCAGTGTTTGTTCCTGCGGGTCCGATGCGTACTGGTGCTTCAAATAAAGAGAAAGTGCGCGTGCGTCAGTTGTATGCCGAGGGCAAAGTGGGTCGCGATGCGCTGCTGGAATCAGAAGCTAACTCCTATCACTCTGCGGGTACTTGCACTTTCTATGGCACCGCTAACTCCAACCAGATGATTATGGAAGTGATGGGTTTGCATTTACCCGGCTCCTCTTTTGTTTGTCCGGATATCCCATTGCGTGATGTGTTGACCGACGCGGCGGCGCGTCAGGTGACGCGTATGACTGAGTCTTCTGGTGATTATTTGCCGGTTGGTCGTCTGGTTGATGAAAAAGTCATTGTAAACGGTATTGTTGCGTTGTTGGCGACCGGTGGTTCAACCAATCACACCATGCATCTGGTGGCGATGGCAAAGGCGGCGGGGATCACTATCACTTGGGATGATTTCTCTGAATTGTCCGAGGTGGTTCCATTACTGTGTCGGATCTATCCTAACGGTTCTGGGGATATTAATTACTTTCAGGCTGCTGGAGGCGTTTCTCTGCTGGTTCGTGAATTGCTGAAAGGCGGGTTACTGCATGAAGATGTACATACTGTCGCCGGTTTTGGTTTGCATCGCTACACGCAGGAGCCGTTCCTTGAAGACGGAGAATTGGTCTATCGCGATGGCCCGCATGCATCACTGGATCCAGAAGTTATCTCTACGTTAGAAGCGCCATTTGTTAAGCACGGTGGCACCAAAGTTCTGTCCGGTAATTTAGGGCGGGCAGTGATGAAAACCTCCTCGGTGCCTGAAGATCGTCAGGTTATCACTGCTCCGGCGCTGGTATTTGAAAGCCAGTATGATATTGATGCCGCGTTTGAAGCAGGTAAATTAGACCGCGACTGTATCGTAGTGGTGCGCTTTCAAGGGCCAAAAGCTATTGGTATGCCAGAGTTGCATAAGTTAATGCCACCGATGGGCGTGTTAATGGACCGTGGCTATAAAGTCGCGCTGGTGACCGATGGTCGTCTGTCCGGTGCTTCTGGCAAGGTTCCCGCCGCGATTCATATTACCCCTGAAGCTTACGTAGGTGGTTTACTGGCTAAAGTGCGGGATGGTGACCTGATTCAGGTTGATGGAACGACCGGAAAAATTAACCTGCTGGTGGATGAAGCGGAACTGGCTAGCCGCGAAGTTGTTCAGCCAGACCTTTCTGCTTCCCATGTGGGTATGGGGCGGGAACTGTTTTCGGCGCTGAGAGCGCAGATTTCGGGGGCAGAGGAAGGGGCGAGTTGTTTTAAACTCTGA